A single genomic interval of Anaerobacillus sp. CMMVII harbors:
- a CDS encoding alpha-glucosidase, whose protein sequence is MEQKWWQNSVVYQIYPRSFNDTNGDGIGDLKGIIEKLDYLEFLGIDMIWLCPIYPSPMDDNGYDISDYYNISETYGSFADFEKLTEEAKNRGIKIMMDLVINHTSDEHAWFLESKQSVNSPKRDWYIWQDPKADGSPPNNWRSIFGGSAWEFDESTNQYYLHTFSRKQPDLNWENKEVRDALHEMVKWWIERGVSGFRVDAITFIKKGELTEDLPTSDSDGLSNISNACLNRDGIEVFLQELKKKTFSNYDFVTVAEAPGVSPENMASYIGEKGHFDMLFEFNHVDLDLGKEGKWFEPKSWKLFDLKKAINDSQALLNKTGWGALYIENHDHPRSLNKYLGELEGSERQKAAKMLATTYFLLKGTPYIFQGQEIGMTNVSYSSIDEYDDLASKDQYFTAIEEGYSPEEALKAIWRRSRDNSRTPMQWNDTKNGGFTEGQPWLKVNENYPEVNVEKELNEKTSTLHYYRKLIQLRKSSDYSNVLIYGEYEPMLEENEHIFAYTRKYNGKKLIVLSNFSNQETKLENSYGKVLFSTYADNLKVDLLRPYESVVIESSEEQ, encoded by the coding sequence TATCAAATTTACCCTCGGAGCTTCAATGATACAAACGGTGATGGAATTGGTGACTTAAAGGGTATTATTGAAAAATTAGATTATCTGGAATTTTTGGGTATCGATATGATTTGGCTATGTCCAATTTATCCTTCACCAATGGATGATAATGGCTATGATATCTCTGACTACTATAACATTTCTGAGACTTACGGTTCATTTGCAGACTTTGAGAAACTAACAGAAGAGGCGAAAAATCGTGGGATTAAAATTATGATGGATTTAGTAATCAATCATACGTCGGATGAGCATGCATGGTTTTTAGAATCTAAACAAAGTGTCAATAGTCCTAAGCGTGATTGGTACATTTGGCAAGACCCGAAGGCAGATGGTTCTCCACCAAATAATTGGCGTTCTATTTTTGGTGGTTCAGCTTGGGAATTTGATGAGAGTACCAACCAATATTACCTTCATACATTTTCCAGAAAACAGCCGGATTTAAATTGGGAAAATAAAGAAGTGCGTGACGCTTTACATGAAATGGTGAAATGGTGGATCGAAAGAGGAGTAAGTGGTTTTAGAGTAGATGCAATCACTTTTATCAAAAAAGGTGAGTTGACAGAGGATTTACCAACTTCAGATAGTGATGGCCTATCCAACATATCAAATGCTTGTTTAAATAGAGACGGAATTGAAGTGTTTCTACAAGAATTGAAGAAAAAAACTTTTTCAAACTATGATTTTGTAACAGTTGCTGAAGCACCAGGAGTTAGTCCAGAAAATATGGCAAGTTATATTGGAGAAAAAGGTCATTTTGATATGTTATTTGAATTTAATCATGTTGACCTTGATCTAGGTAAAGAAGGGAAATGGTTTGAACCAAAAAGCTGGAAACTTTTTGATCTAAAAAAAGCGATTAACGACAGTCAGGCCCTTCTGAACAAAACAGGGTGGGGCGCTCTTTATATTGAAAATCACGATCATCCTAGGTCATTGAATAAATATTTAGGTGAACTAGAAGGCTCTGAGCGTCAAAAGGCTGCGAAAATGCTAGCAACAACCTACTTTTTGTTAAAGGGAACTCCTTATATCTTCCAGGGGCAAGAGATTGGGATGACAAATGTTTCATACTCATCGATTGATGAGTATGATGATCTTGCATCGAAAGATCAGTATTTTACAGCTATTGAAGAAGGCTATTCACCTGAAGAAGCACTAAAGGCCATTTGGAGACGCAGTCGTGATAACTCACGTACGCCGATGCAATGGAACGATACAAAAAATGGTGGCTTTACAGAAGGGCAGCCTTGGTTAAAAGTTAATGAGAATTATCCAGAGGTTAACGTGGAGAAAGAGCTCAATGAGAAAACATCAACCCTACATTACTATCGAAAATTAATACAATTACGTAAAAGTAGTGACTATAGTAACGTCCTTATCTATGGTGAATATGAACCAATGTTAGAGGAAAATGAACATATTTTTGCTTACACAAGGAAATACAATGGGAAGAAACTTATTGTCCTTAGCAACTTCTCAAATCAAGAAACGAAACTGGAAAATTCATATGGAAAAGTATTGTTTTCTACTTATGCAGATAACCTAAAGGTAGATTTATTAAGACCTTATGAATCTGTGGTTATAGAAAGTAGCGAAGAGCAATAA